Sequence from the Rutidosis leptorrhynchoides isolate AG116_Rl617_1_P2 chromosome 3, CSIRO_AGI_Rlap_v1, whole genome shotgun sequence genome:
ttgTTTAGATTAGATTTAATGACAAAAAGTTACAAACTAAGCGTTGTTTTTAACGGTTTCAAAGTTTGTCACAGTTAAAGaatgttttttattttttataatttacattttttttttttgttgatttcTAAAAATAGTTTACAACGATCACAACTAAAAACCTTTATTTGTTAACAGAATTTATTTATGCATGAAATTTCTTAAGGAAAATCAACTTTAATTTGTAAAATAAAATGAATTAATgagcatttatttatttatattttgatttattaGGCGTATTAAAGAAATTTGGTTTGAACGAGAATAAAAAACCCGCACTTCAGTACGGGTGATTGTGGCCGGTTAACGatcaattaattaaatattaaaaaaataaaagaataaaaaAGGAAATGAAAAAAGGTTGAGAAAAATAAAACAATGAAGATATGTTTCgtcttgactgccgtttagagcctaaattgaattttaGACGGGTTTTAaaatccatgaaaatttgattctaccattttcatggcgtctcaattttattttaattttattctactttaaaaaaaattatacttaTTAGCCGgatgcagtgttgtaaatctcccgagatctcctcgagatctcccccgagatcttgtttttagaaggcaaccgagatgagatgttcatctcccgagatttcttggtcaatggggtcaaacttagtcaaagtcacgatttctcgaattttcttgctaatttgtaaatttttcttgtaaaattcataatttctaagattttctcgctcatttctcggatatttttgtaaaatctcgtaaaaacgtatataaatatacatatatttatgtttttatgtatatttttattaaaaaacgataaagtcaacgtaagtcaacgtccaagatctccccgagattattccgagatgccgagatctccctaaaaaagtccaaacgagatcccccgtgatccgaattctccaaccttggccggaggtccactcgaaagcaatctctttatccgtcgaataaagagagatgactttctctacttttgagagtgttttcactcttggTTGAGAAATTACTTTTTTTATTCTCGAATATGGGAATGATTGTTTACATCTCACATCCCTCATACACCAGTCATTGTGGTATCAGAttattggattttgttgttgtttaaaaaaaattaaattaaggcGAAATGACCGATATACCTTTGAAGGGGTGAATAATTACAGCCATGCCAAACAGTAGCATGAGTCATGACTTTtagtatattttataaaaataaaaataaattgtaaAACGTATGTTAAAGTTGATGAacatttattatttctattttaattttATACTGTTAATTAAAGTAGGTACATATATTTTCCTAAATCTTAAAATTGCACGTTCGGTAGTAACAACTATAAAAAAAGAGCTCCAaaaaagtgtatatttttatttgtCCAATTAATTTTTCTTTCTTAGACCAAGAGAACTCCAAAAATGTTGCTTAGGCAGTTAGGCTAGGCTGATTTGTGCATAATAATGCTTCTCAAATTCGTATTTTATTTAACGCCATATTTTTAGTggcaaaagaaaactgcatatgtGCACCTCAAACTATCAAGCGTGCATAAAAAAACATTGTACATTGCCGATTAAAACATCTATTTTGAGAAAATAtgtaatatattgagattatattttGAGGAATAAATTTTGTCTTttgagtatatataataaataaaatattttaattagtACGAGTAAAATAGTAAAAGTATGTTTAATAAACAAaacgtatataaaaatattaagtatTAATGCATATTTAATGAAAAGTTACAAAAAAATATTGTATATTGTCTAGGTGTATTAAAAGCatatttaattaaaaatatatcAGGTAAATGTagtaaactagttgtggagccctcgcttcgcgccgggggctccgtcttgaatgcgagttaaaaaaaagtcatgatctattttgtaaaaaagaatttttttcgacatctaacattgaagggttgttccttagttgtttcttttagcgttcggttttttttttttttttttttttttttttaagttagtagatctattttgtaaaaaagaatgtttttcgacatcttttggtagcattgaagggttgtttcctttatgaaagttgcctcttttatcgttgagaaagaaaagaagaaaaaaaaaagttagttgatttttttgtaaaaaaagaattttttttgacatcttttggtaacattgaagggttggttcttttacgagagttgcttcttttatcgttggagacaaaaaaaaggtgaaatgacagaaatacccctggttactattgatgaatagtgctacgggattttgtctattagatatatagataatgcatgtttaataaaaatatgaaataaagtgTATATAGTCTTgctgtattttttatttttatttttattttctaattCTTCATTTTTTATACGTTGAAATGAGCATTGATATTAGTTTTGATTTGATAATTTATTTACACCCTATTAAACACGTAATAAACATGTAATGTACAAATTTATTCATCACATCTGTTAATTACATGCTGTTATTTTTATTAACAGGTGTGGTCATTGTAAAAATCTTGCACCAGAGGTACTTGTGTTCTCTCTATATTGATCCAACACCTATATTTCAAAAATCACCTTTCTAATATTATTTTTTCTTAATTTACTTAAAAGTGTATTCTTACCATATTTTCATGACATGTGTAGTATGAAAAGGCTGCATCTTTATTATCTAGTCATGACCCTGCAATTGTCTTGGCCAAATTTGATGCTGATGCTGAAGATAACAAAGAACTTGCAAAGAAATATGAAGTACAAGGGTTCCCAACAATAAAGATTATGAGAAATGGTGCACAAAATATTCAAGATTATAATGGCCCAAGAGAAGCTGATGGTATTGTTACTTATTTGAAGAAACAAGTTGGTCCTGCTTCAAATCAAATCATAACATCTGAAGATGTAGCCAGTTTTATTGATGACAAAAACATCTTTATTGTAAGCACTTTTTATTCTTTCTTTTCCCCATTAAAATACATTAACAACAACGTCCGtgagttttgaaacactgaaagaaACACTGACACCGACTTTAGTGTTTTTGAAAAACACTTGAAGAAAACCGAAAGAAACAATGAAAATCTCAGTCATTGCTTCTCGTGCTCTTAGTGTGATTGAGTATTTTTTTTTCGTTTAAAGGAAAAGGACTTAAAATTGATGAATATGTTGCAGGTAGGGATATTCCCAAAATTGTCAGGAAAGGAGTTTGATAATTTCATGAGTCTTGCTGAAAAGTTACGATCGGATTATGATTTCGGTCATACTACAAACGCTAAGCTCATTCCTCATGGTGGTTCGTCAGTCACCAAGCCAACTCTTAGGTTGCTAAAGCCATTTGATGAACGTGCGGTTGATTTCAAGGTACAAGTGTAcacatgtatatatttttattatatgttACATTATGAGGTTCttttaactaaataaattaaatttTCAGAAATTTGAAGTTGATGAAATGGAGAAGTTCATAAATGAAGCGAGCACTCCTCTTGTTACACTCTTCGAACAAACAGCTGAAAACCAACGATTTTTAAGCAAATTCTTTGATAGTGATGACGCCAAGGTATCCATTCTATTTACATATCCAACTTTAGCtgttaaaaaaaatacatatacaaTTTGAATAATATCTGTTAATTAATGTGTTAATATGTTCTGTTTAGGTAATGTTATTCTTGGATTTTAGTCATGAGGAAGTCGATACTTTCAAGTCAACGTTCCATGAACTTGCTGGATCGTACAAAGGGAAAGGACTAGTTTTTCTCTTGGGTAATGTTCCAGATAGTGAAGGTGCCTTGCAggtagtgttattattgttattttcaaaCACATTTTCGTTCGAAATTAAATCGTGTACTGAACTTTTTGCTAAGTTTAATTTATGTGCAGTATTATGGGCTTAAAGAAGATCAGGCACCTGTGATCCTTGTACAGGACACTAAAGGTCTCAAGTATATTAACCAAAATGTGAAGTCTGACCATATGGCTCCTTGGTTAAAGGACTACATGGTATGATTTTGTTGTGATTATATGCATGTAACTTAGAATCATATCaaagtaattaattaaattaataagtattaaatgaaaatattaatataagtGAATTTACTACAAACTGATTTTGTTTTGCTTGACTTCAGAACGGAATGCTGAAACCATTTATAAAGTCAGAACCGATTCCTGAAACTAACGATGAGCCTGTGAAGGTGGTTGTTACCGATAGCCTTAAAGACATGGTTTTGGACTCCAAAAAGAATGGTAAAATTTTCTTTTTTCCAAATACTGCTTGGTTAAATGTATTATTTTATAGTGTTACAAAAAGTAATTAAAGTTGATCAGCTAATGACATATGTATGTAACAATTTTCGATACAGTTCTACTAGAGGTGTATGCACCATGGTGCGGCCACTGCAAAAAACTTGCTCCAATTTTGGAGGAAGTGGCTGTTTCATTTGAGCAGGATCCCGATGTTGTAATCGCAAAACTTGTAAGTGTTTACTTAGTCACTTGTTTGTATGGACGGGTCGAGTGGGTTGGTAACGGGTCAAAACGGGTTTTATTAAAATGGTCAATTTTTTAGTACCAAACTAGCCTAGTGACTGTCAGGTCTTTATTTACCTTAAACAAATTCTTTCTAAgatattatacatattattattgcCTTACTGATATAAACTTGATGTTAAATTGATTTAGGAGATTGTGTTGTATCTGCCAATAAACACTTCTGAGaacttttgacccgtttgactaatCTGGATAGTTTGTTTAGATTTTGACCCCTTTTAAGATAAAAGAAATCATCTAATACATTTGTCTCGTGTATTGTAGGATGGAACCCAAAACGATATTCCAAGCGACAAATTTGAAATTCAAGGTTACCCAACAATGTTCTTTAAATCTGCAAGTGGTAAATATGCACAATATGATGGTAACAGGAGCAAAGAAGACATCATTGAATTCATTCAAAACAACCGTGATGCAACGTCTGAGTCAACTCTTGAATCTATTAAAGATGAGCTTTGAAGAAATAGTGTTTTAATACCGTATCTCTTTCTGTACTGATCAACTAGTTTACTGCAGTGTACTCTTTTgagtttatattaaaattaaaaacaatAATGAAAATGAACTCTAAAAGTAGCTTTTAACAGACTTCTTCTCTTCTA
This genomic interval carries:
- the LOC139897489 gene encoding protein disulfide-isomerase-like — encoded protein: MAFSNVLLLCFFVVLSSTFSMTFGSEDQQKEYVLTLDHSNFSDIVSKHNFIVVEFYAPWCGHCKNLAPEYEKAASLLSSHDPAIVLAKFDADAEDNKELAKKYEVQGFPTIKIMRNGAQNIQDYNGPREADGIVTYLKKQVGPASNQIITSEDVASFIDDKNIFIVGIFPKLSGKEFDNFMSLAEKLRSDYDFGHTTNAKLIPHGGSSVTKPTLRLLKPFDERAVDFKKFEVDEMEKFINEASTPLVTLFEQTAENQRFLSKFFDSDDAKVMLFLDFSHEEVDTFKSTFHELAGSYKGKGLVFLLGNVPDSEGALQYYGLKEDQAPVILVQDTKGLKYINQNVKSDHMAPWLKDYMNGMLKPFIKSEPIPETNDEPVKVVVTDSLKDMVLDSKKNVLLEVYAPWCGHCKKLAPILEEVAVSFEQDPDVVIAKLDGTQNDIPSDKFEIQGYPTMFFKSASGKYAQYDGNRSKEDIIEFIQNNRDATSESTLESIKDEL